Proteins co-encoded in one Gehongia tenuis genomic window:
- a CDS encoding LCP family protein, with translation MRRHTLMRVLGGILAVLVLACAGLFYYVYKIVGDRHVEYSSEENQAIVSSISEEAKAKTGGVKNFAVFGVDTRGTTYENTRSDVVMIVSVDEANGKMTLTSVPRDCYVEIPGHGLDKMTHAYAYGGAALAIQTLNRNFDLNITEYVTMNFWAVESIIDSIGGVEVNVKDYEVKELNVTISELNSKAPSTSVQSVAGISGAGQQTLNGRQAVAYMRIRMVGNGDYERMERQRTVMIQAFNEVKNLGVTKLASVAEKCLPNVQTSLSFTEILSMGKSALAGMKNIEQSQLPLTDDGSGKMINKVWYFVPKDLTGSVEKWHSEIYGTPYTASKTVKNIASQY, from the coding sequence ATGCGGCGACATACGTTGATGCGCGTTCTGGGCGGGATACTTGCGGTGCTTGTCCTGGCGTGTGCGGGTTTGTTCTATTATGTATATAAGATTGTAGGCGACCGTCATGTGGAATATTCCAGTGAAGAGAATCAGGCTATTGTATCATCCATCAGTGAGGAGGCCAAAGCAAAAACCGGCGGGGTGAAGAATTTTGCCGTTTTTGGGGTGGATACCCGCGGCACCACATACGAGAACACGCGTTCCGATGTGGTAATGATCGTATCGGTGGACGAGGCCAACGGAAAGATGACACTCACTTCGGTCCCTCGGGACTGCTATGTGGAAATTCCTGGGCACGGTCTTGATAAGATGACCCATGCCTATGCCTATGGCGGGGCTGCGCTAGCCATTCAGACCCTTAATCGAAATTTTGACTTAAACATTACTGAATATGTAACTATGAATTTTTGGGCTGTGGAATCGATTATCGACAGCATTGGCGGCGTGGAAGTCAATGTGAAGGATTATGAGGTTAAAGAATTAAATGTTACTATAAGCGAATTGAATTCAAAGGCGCCCAGTACAAGTGTCCAATCTGTTGCAGGGATCAGCGGAGCGGGCCAGCAGACGCTGAACGGACGGCAGGCCGTAGCCTACATGCGGATTCGTATGGTGGGTAATGGTGATTATGAACGCATGGAGCGGCAACGGACGGTCATGATCCAAGCATTTAATGAAGTTAAAAATTTGGGCGTGACCAAACTGGCCAGCGTGGCAGAAAAATGCTTACCCAATGTACAGACCAGTTTGTCCTTTACGGAAATCTTAAGCATGGGTAAATCGGCATTGGCGGGCATGAAGAATATCGAGCAAAGTCAGCTGCCGCTTACAGACGATGGCAGTGGCAAGATGATCAATAAGGTTTGGTACTTTGTTCCGAAAGACTTGACGGGCAGTGTGGAGAAATGGCACAGCGAGATCTACGGAACACCTTACACAGCATCCAAGACGGTGAAGAATATTGCCAGTCAGTATTGA
- a CDS encoding tyrosine-type recombinase/integrase: protein MSTYAKDVNREKTRKLRELLEELPPSCQDFIRSIEPRTSILTRLNYCYDLRIFFTFLTEKIPEFRQKSMDSIQTSDLDKLDINHMELYLEYLTLYSRNDRDLENDASGKSRKLASLRSYFKYLYQLEWIERDVASLANFPKIRQKPILYLEPDEVAKLLDLVESGESMTETQRRYHRKTRTRDLALLTTLLGTGMRVSECIGLDLGDVDFNVNGLRITRKGGDQQIVYFGHEVEQALKDYLVERNAITPLPGHENALFLSSQKKRINVRSVENLVKKYASVAAPLKKITPHKLRSTFGTALYQETNDIYLVAQVLGHKDVNTTKKHYAATDDESLRRAAQVIKLRDDGE from the coding sequence ATGTCTACTTATGCAAAGGATGTGAACCGCGAGAAAACGCGGAAACTGCGGGAACTCTTGGAGGAATTGCCGCCTTCCTGCCAGGATTTCATACGCAGTATTGAGCCGCGGACGTCCATACTTACCCGGCTCAATTATTGCTATGATTTACGAATTTTTTTCACTTTCTTAACGGAAAAAATACCGGAATTTCGCCAAAAATCCATGGATTCGATACAAACTTCGGATCTTGACAAGCTGGATATCAATCATATGGAGCTCTATTTGGAATATTTAACCCTATATTCCCGAAATGACCGGGATTTGGAGAACGATGCTTCGGGAAAAAGCAGGAAGCTCGCCTCCCTCCGTTCCTATTTTAAATATCTGTATCAGTTGGAATGGATTGAGCGGGATGTGGCGTCGCTGGCCAATTTCCCCAAGATCCGTCAAAAGCCCATTCTCTATCTGGAGCCCGATGAAGTGGCCAAATTGCTCGATCTTGTGGAATCCGGGGAATCCATGACAGAAACACAGAGACGATATCATCGGAAGACTCGGACCCGGGATCTGGCTCTTTTAACCACGCTGCTGGGAACGGGTATGCGGGTGAGTGAATGCATCGGACTGGACCTCGGGGATGTGGATTTCAATGTGAATGGGCTGCGCATCACCCGTAAGGGCGGCGATCAGCAGATCGTCTATTTCGGTCATGAGGTGGAACAGGCTTTAAAGGATTATCTTGTGGAACGCAATGCCATCACTCCGCTGCCCGGCCACGAAAACGCGCTGTTCCTATCCTCACAGAAAAAACGCATCAATGTCCGGTCCGTGGAAAATCTGGTTAAAAAGTATGCAAGCGTTGCGGCGCCTTTAAAAAAGATCACGCCCCACAAACTTCGCAGCACCTTTGGCACCGCGCTGTATCAAGAGACGAACGATATCTATTTGGTTGCCCAGGTTTTGGGTCACAAGGATGTCAATACCACAAAAAAACACTATGCCGCCACCGATGATGAATCCCTTCGCCGGGCGGCACAAGTGATCAAATTGCGGGATGATGGCGAATAA
- the lexA gene encoding transcriptional repressor LexA — translation MDSSNLKGQQKKILDYIHSTVENRGYPPTVREICSAVGLKSTSTVHGHLDRLEKKGYIRRDPSKPRAIELLDNQVPAVPVYVPVVGKIAAGTPILALENIEEYMPFPKSMVPEESFVLSVMGESMIEAGILPGDYVVVRPQPTAENGDIVAALIDQEATVKRFYREKDHIRLQPENSAMEPLLVKEVEILGKVIGLFRSIL, via the coding sequence ATGGATAGCTCGAACTTGAAAGGCCAACAGAAAAAGATCCTGGACTACATCCACAGCACGGTGGAAAATCGGGGCTATCCCCCCACCGTTCGTGAGATCTGTTCCGCAGTGGGTCTTAAATCCACATCCACGGTCCATGGACACCTGGATCGTCTGGAAAAGAAGGGCTATATCCGCAGGGATCCCTCCAAACCCCGGGCCATCGAATTATTGGATAATCAAGTGCCAGCCGTTCCTGTCTATGTCCCCGTGGTGGGCAAGATTGCGGCCGGTACGCCCATTCTCGCTCTGGAAAACATCGAAGAATACATGCCCTTTCCCAAATCGATGGTTCCGGAAGAATCCTTTGTGCTGAGCGTTATGGGCGAAAGCATGATTGAAGCGGGTATCCTGCCGGGCGATTATGTGGTGGTTCGTCCCCAGCCCACGGCTGAAAATGGTGATATCGTGGCCGCACTGATCGATCAGGAAGCTACCGTCAAGCGCTTCTATCGGGAAAAGGATCATATCCGTCTGCAGCCCGAGAACAGCGCTATGGAACCCCTTCTGGTCAAAGAGGTGGAAATTTTGGGTAAGGTTATCGGTCTATTCCGCAGTATCCTGTAA
- a CDS encoding EamA family transporter, translating to MWVIYALLSAFFAAATSILAKMGIEGVNSNLATAIRTVVVLVMAWGLVFITGTQAGITEITGKSWMFLILSGLATGLSWLFYYKALQMGEASKVVPIDKFSVVISMVLAFVVLHEAVTIKTVIGGILITIGTFVLIL from the coding sequence ATGTGGGTGATCTATGCGCTCTTGTCCGCCTTTTTTGCGGCAGCGACCTCCATCTTGGCCAAGATGGGCATCGAGGGCGTCAATTCCAATCTGGCTACAGCCATTCGTACGGTGGTGGTGCTGGTTATGGCCTGGGGTTTGGTGTTCATCACAGGCACTCAGGCGGGCATCACGGAAATCACGGGAAAGAGCTGGATGTTCCTCATTCTGTCCGGTCTAGCAACGGGCCTGTCCTGGCTGTTCTACTACAAGGCGCTGCAGATGGGGGAAGCCTCCAAGGTTGTACCCATTGACAAATTCAGTGTGGTGATCAGTATGGTGCTGGCTTTTGTGGTGCTCCATGAGGCCGTCACGATAAAGACCGTTATCGGCGGCATTTTGATCACGATTGGAACGTTTGTCCTTATTTTATAG
- a CDS encoding methionine gamma-lyase family protein: MFNFSNSIQTVMERAMESCRTEMARIGGLALYNESKVLSAFQKLRVGNHHFMPTSGYGYDDPGRETLERLFCEIFGGEAALVRPQFMSGTHAIAAALFGVLRPGDLLLSATGRPYDTLEEVIGISGGEGNGSLKDYGIDYDQVDMTGEGQVDLVALRSKLQTEMPAAVFIQRSRGYAWRPALGMDELKKVVELIRSVLPDTVIIVDNCYGEFTQRVEPLEVGCDLMAGSLIKNPGGGLAPTGGYVVGRQDLVEKVSYRLTAPGIGAEVGSYAAGYTPFYQGLFLAPHVVGESLKGMALAASLFRQLGMEVYTDAEPSDIILPIRFGERNKLIAFCQAIQSASPIDSHVVPEPWDMPGYGDPVIMAAGTFVQGASLELSADAPIKEPYIGYLQGGLTLEHIQLALMLVLERMAREGLIEI, encoded by the coding sequence ATGTTTAATTTTTCTAATTCGATACAAACTGTGATGGAGCGGGCAATGGAGTCCTGTAGGACGGAGATGGCCCGAATCGGTGGACTGGCCCTCTACAATGAGAGCAAGGTGCTGTCAGCTTTCCAGAAGCTCCGAGTAGGCAATCATCACTTCATGCCCACAAGCGGCTACGGTTACGATGATCCGGGCAGGGAGACGCTGGAACGGTTGTTCTGCGAAATTTTTGGCGGTGAGGCAGCGCTGGTCCGACCTCAGTTTATGTCCGGAACCCATGCCATTGCAGCAGCCCTTTTCGGTGTGCTTCGGCCGGGCGATCTTCTTTTAAGTGCCACGGGACGGCCCTACGATACGCTGGAAGAAGTGATTGGCATATCCGGAGGAGAAGGGAACGGCTCCCTGAAGGATTACGGTATCGACTACGATCAGGTGGATATGACCGGAGAGGGGCAAGTTGACCTGGTCGCGTTGAGAAGCAAATTGCAGACCGAAATGCCTGCGGCAGTATTTATCCAGCGCTCCCGTGGCTACGCTTGGCGGCCCGCCCTGGGCATGGATGAGCTGAAGAAGGTGGTGGAGCTGATCCGCTCCGTGCTGCCGGACACTGTCATCATCGTGGACAACTGCTACGGTGAATTTACGCAGCGAGTTGAGCCTTTGGAAGTGGGCTGTGACCTCATGGCCGGTTCTCTCATCAAGAATCCGGGCGGCGGCCTTGCGCCCACCGGCGGCTATGTGGTGGGCCGGCAGGATTTGGTGGAGAAGGTCTCCTATCGCCTCACGGCTCCGGGAATCGGCGCGGAGGTGGGCTCCTATGCCGCAGGCTACACCCCTTTTTATCAGGGGCTTTTCCTGGCGCCCCATGTGGTCGGGGAAAGCCTCAAAGGAATGGCCTTAGCGGCTAGCCTCTTCCGGCAACTGGGCATGGAGGTTTATACCGATGCGGAGCCTTCCGACATTATTCTGCCTATCCGCTTTGGTGAGCGGAACAAGCTTATCGCCTTCTGCCAGGCCATCCAAAGCGCATCACCCATTGACAGCCATGTGGTGCCCGAGCCCTGGGACATGCCTGGCTACGGTGATCCTGTGATCATGGCGGCGGGAACCTTTGTGCAGGGTGCTTCGCTGGAGCTCAGTGCGGATGCGCCCATCAAGGAACCCTATATCGGTTACCTCCAGGGGGGGCTTACGCTGGAGCACATTCAGCTGGCTCTCATGCTGGTGCTCGAGCGGATGGCCCGTGAGGGACTCATCGAAATTTAA